Proteins encoded in a region of the Raphanus sativus cultivar WK10039 chromosome 8, ASM80110v3, whole genome shotgun sequence genome:
- the LOC108822237 gene encoding nucleoside diphosphate kinase 1, with protein MEQTFIMIKPDGVQRGLVGQIICRFEQKGFTLKGLKLITVDRPFAEKHYQDLSAKPFFSGLVDYIISGPVVAMIWEGKNVVLTGRKIIGATNPAASEPGTIRGDFAIDIGRNIIHGSDSVDSANKECALWFPDGPVNWQSSLHSWIYE; from the exons ATGGAGCAAACTTTCATTATGATCAAGCCCGACGGCGTCCAGAGGGGTCTG GTCGGTCAAATCATCTGCAGGTTCGAGCAGAAGGGTTTCACTTTGAAAG GTCTAAAGTTGATCACAGTGGACCGTCCTTTTGCTGAGAAACACTACCAAGATTTGTCAGCTAAGCCCTTCTTCAGTGGCCTTGTTGATTACATAATCTCTGGTCCAGTCGTTGCAATGATCTGGGAGGGAAAGAACGTTGTGTtgacgggaaggaagatcatTGGAGCAACCAACCCTGCAGCTTCTGAACCAGGAACCATCCGTGGGGATTTTGCAATTGACATTGGCAGGAACATTATCCATGGTAGTGACTCTGTTGATAGCGCTAACAAAGAATGTGCGTTGTGGTTCCCTGATGGACCTGTGAACTGGCAGAGCAGCCTCCACTCTTGGATCTACGAATGA
- the LOC108823067 gene encoding chloride channel protein CLC-f, producing the protein MSSGEYNKEDRHLLRSTDGDEVVVIGGEDDDLDVESQSPAIRNSTGGVRNLLKHLDRRFSLSGRRLSFKRLENVRVDRNRHHNPSSSSSPLSASVVAGEEDGVDDIDYRNDEGNDVLGDGAPPEWALLLIGCLIGVAAGICVAGFNKGVHVIHEWSWAGTPNEGAAWLRLQRLADTWHRILLVPVTGGVIVGMMHGLLEILDQIRQSTSTQGQGVDLLAGTFPVIKAIQAAVTLGTGCSLGPEGPSVDIGKSCANGFALMMESNRERRIALTAAGAASGIASGFNAAVAGCFFAIETVLRPLRAENSPPYTTAMIILASVISSTVSNALLGTQSAFTVPSYDLKSAAELPLYLILGMLCGAVSVVFSRLVTWFTKSFEFIKDKSGLPAIVSPALGGLGAGMIALKYPGILYWGFTNVEEILHTGTNASAPGIWLLAQLAAAKVVATALCKGSGLVGGLYAPSLMIGAAVGAVFGGSAAEIINRAIPGNAAVAQPQAYALVGMAATLASMCSVPLTSVLLLFELTKDYRILLPLMGAVGLAIWVPSVANEDKESDSSEGRNTGRGYSSLSPSHLNTEGIWRHTDNANSLELTVIENPDQKSFFDEETILEELKVLRVMSKNYVKISLGTTLREARSILKDSHQNCLVVVDEDDFLAGILTHGDLRRCLSNKVSPIIDENTCPVSSVCTKKITYRGKERGLITCYSDTTVGVAKELMEARGLKQLPVVKRGEVIHKGKKRKLLGLLHYDSIWTFLRDEMGRRRSINERRKDRYEEVGAANVH; encoded by the exons ATGTCATCAGGAGAGTACAACAAGGAGGACAGGCATCTATTGCGATCCACCGACGGAGATGAAGTCGTCGTCATTGGCGGAGAAGACGATGATCTCGACGTCGAATCTCAGTCTCCGGCTATCAGGAATTCCACCGGAGGAGTTAGAAATCTGTTGAAGCATCTCGATCGTAGATTCTCTCTCTCTGGACGTCGTCTAAGCTTCAAACGACTGGAGAATGTCAGAGTAGATCGGAACCGCCACCAcaatccttcttcttcttcttccccactCTCGGCTAGTGTGGTTGCCGGAGAAGAAGATGGCGTCGATGATATCGATTACCGGAACGATGAAGGCAACGACGTGTTGGGAGATGGTGCTCCACCTGAATGGGCTCTGCTTCTTATCGGCTGCCTTATCGGTGTCGCCGCCGGAATTTGCGTCGCCGGCTTCAACAAAGGG GTTCATGTGATTCATGAGTGGTCATGGGCTGGTACACCCAACGAGGGTGCGGCTTGGCTTCGTCTACAGAGACTAGCTGATACTTGGCATCGGATTCTTTTGGTTCCTGTCACTGGGGGTGTTATTGTTGGGATGATGCATGGTTTACTCGAGATCTTGGATCAAATTAGGCAGTCCACTTCTACCCAAGGACAAGGAGTAGATTTACTTGCTGGTACATTCCCAGTGATTAAAGCTATTCAGGCTGCTGTCACCCTTGGTACAGGATGTTCACTTGGTCCTGAGGGACCTAGCGTCGACATTGGAAAGTCCTGTGCCAATGGTTTTGCGCTAATGATGGAAAGCAACAGAGAAAGGAGGATAGCTCTCACTGCGGCTGGTGCGGCTTCTGGGATTGCATCTG GTTTCAATGCAGCAGTGGCTGGCTGTTTCTTTGCTATTGAGACTGTTTTAAGACCTCTACGCGCCGAGAACTCGCCTCCATATACCACTGCAATGATAATTTTGGCCTCTGTTATATCTTCGACTGTGTCGAATGCGTTGCTTGGGACTCAATCAGCTTTCACAGTCCCCTCGTATGACCTGAAGTCCGCGGCAG AGCTACCTCTGTACCTGATATTAGGCATGCTTTGCGGTGCTGTTAGCGTTGTTTTTTCTCGCCTCGTCACGTGGTTTACCAAGTCATTCGAGTTCATCAAAGACAAATCTGGTCTTCCTGCTATTGTGTCTCCTGCATTAGGTGGTTTAGGAGCTGGGATGATTGCTCTCAAGTATCCTGGAATTTTGTACTGGGGGTTTACAAATGTTGAGGAAATTCTGCATACTGGAACGAATGCTTCAGCTCCTGGAATTTGGTTATTAGCTCAGTTAGCAGCAGCCAAAGTTGTGGCTACTGCTTTGTGCAAAGGCTCTGGGCTTGTAGGTGGTCTATATGCACCAAGTTTGATGATTGGTGCTGCTGTTGGTGCTGTGTTTGGAGGTTCAGCTGCTGAGATTATAAACAGAGCTATTCCTGGTAATGCTGCTGTTGCTCAACCACAAGCTTACGCTCTG GTTGGCATGGCAGCGACATTAGCGTCCATGTGCTCAGTCCCCTTAACATCAGTATTACTACTGTTTGAGCTAACAAAAGATTATAGAATTTTGCTTCCTCTCATG GGAGCGGTTGGTTTAGCAATATGGGTCCCCTCTGTGGCAAACGAAGACAAAGAGAGTGATTCATCTGAGGGTCGCAACACAGGAAGAGGATACTCTTCTCTTTCACCGTCCCATCTTAATACGGAAGGCATTTGGAGACACACGGATAATGCAAACTCCCTTGAGCTTACCGTCATAGAGAACCCTGACCAGAAATCCTTCTTTGATGAAGAAACTATTCTGGAAGAGTTAAAGGTATTGCGGGTTATGTCAAAGAACTATGTGAAGATTTCTCTGGGAACAACACTAAGAGAAGCAAGAAGCATCCTCAAAGACAGCCACCAGAACTGCCTTGTGGTAGTCGATGAAGATGATTTTCTAGCCGGAATCCTAACACACGGAGACCTCAGACGTTGCTTGTCCAATAAGGTCTCTCCAATCATAGAT GAAAACACATGTCCGGTTTCCTCAGTGTGTACTAAGAAAATAACGTACAGAGGCAAAGAACGCGGTTTGATTACTTGTTATTCAGACACGACTGTCGGGGTGGCCAAAGAGTTAATGGAGGCAAGAGGGTTGAAGCAATTACCTGTCGTAAAACGAGGTGAAGTAATTCATAAAGGAAAAAAGAGGAAACTGCTTGGCCTTCTTCATTATGACTCCATCTGGACTTTTCTCAG AGATGAAATGGGTCGTAGGAGATCGATCAACGAGCGGAGAAAAGACAGGTATGAAGAGGTTGGTGCGGCAAATGTGCATTGA
- the LOC108822517 gene encoding serine/threonine-protein kinase BRI1-like 1, whose product MKQTCLLLSLILCFSATFLVMTTHGKRLISSDQDNNLYEASLLMSFKQTSVKSDPNNILGNWKHVSSGRRGSCSWRGVTCSVYGRVIGLDIRNGGITGTLNLVNLTALPSLQNLNLQGNYFSSSVSASSSSSSGCYLQNLDLSSNSISEYSMLDYVFSTCSNLVSVNFSNNKLTGKLSSAPTSKTLTTVDLSYNLLSEDIPESFISPSLKYLDLTHNNFSGDFSDLSFGFCGNLTFLSLSQNNISGDHFPLSLTSCKLLETLNVSRNNLAGKIPGGGEYWGSFQNLKHLSLAHNRFSGEIPPELSRLCETLETLDLSGNSLTGELPPPFTACVSLQSLNLGNNFLSGDFLNTVVSKITGLAYLYVAYNNISGSVPSSLTNCTNLRVLDLSSNGFTGNVPSGLCSSPVLEKLLLANNYLSGTVPVELGKCKSLKTIDLSFNALTGPIPNEVWTLPNLSDLVMWANNLTGRIPEGVCVQGGNLETLILNNNLLTGSIPDSISKCTNMIWISLSSNRLTGTIPSGIGDLTKLAILQLGNNSLSGSVPPQIGNCKSLIWLDLNSNNLTGDLPGELASQAGLVMPGSVSGKQFAFVRNEGGTDCRGAGGLVEFEDIRAERLERFPMVHSCPATRIYSGMTMYTFSANGSMIYFDVSYNSVSGFIPPSYGNMGYLQVLNLGHNRLTGTIPDSLGGLKAIGVLDLSHNDLQGYIPGSLGSLSFLSDLDVSNNNLTGPIPFGGQLTTFPVTRYANNSGLCGVPLRPCGSAPRRPVTAQVHPKKQTVATAVFAGIAFSFMCLVILVMALYRAWKVQKKEQKREKFIESLPTSGSCSWKLSSVPEPLSINVATFEKPLRKLTFAHLLEATNGFSAKTMIGSGGFGEVYKAQLKDGSTVAIKKLIRITGQGDREFMAEMETIGKIKHRNLVPLLGYCKIGEERLLVYEYMKWGSLETVLHEVSRKGGVFLNWAARKKIAVGAARGLAFLHHSCIPHIIHRDMKSSNVLLDENFEARVSDFGMARLVSALDTHLSVSTLAGTPGYVPPEYYQSFRCTAKGDVYSYGVILLELLSGKKPIDPGEFGEDNNLVGWAKQLYREKRGVEILDQELVTEKSGDVELFHYLKIASQCLDDRPFKRPTMIQVMAMFKELKADTEEEDDSLDEFSLKETQLVEESRDKEP is encoded by the coding sequence ATGAAGCAAACATGTCTGCTGTTATCGCTTATCCTCTGTTTCTCCGCAACTTTTCTAGTGATGACCACTCATGGCAAAAGACTAATCAGCAGCGACCAAGACAACAACTTGTACGAAGCTTCTCTCTTAATGTCGTTCAAGCAAACCTCCGTCAAGTCTGATCCTAACAACATCCTCGGCAACTGGAAACACGTGTCGTCGGGTCGTCGTGGCTCGTGCTCCTGGCGAGGCGTTACTTGCTCTGTCTACGGTCGAGTCATCGGATTAGACATACGAAACGGCGGAATCACCGGAACCCTAAACCTAGTTAACCTCACTGCGTTGCCTAGCCTCCAGAATCTTAACCTACAAGGAAACTATttctcttcttctgtttctgcttcctcctcctcctcctccggctGTTATCTTCAGAATCTTGATCTGTCTTCGAACTCCATCTCAGAATACTCAATGCTCGATTACGTCTTCTCCACATGTTCCAATCTCGTTTCCGTGAATTTCTCCAACAACAAGCTCACCGGAAAGTTAAGCTCAGCTCCGACGTCTAAAACCTTAACAACCGTTGATCTCTCATACAACCTCTTATCCGAGGACATCCCGGAGAGTTTCATATCTCCCTCTCTTAAATATCTCGACCTAACTCACAACAACTTCTCCGGCGACTTCTCCGATCTCTCCTTCGGCTTCTGCGGTAACCTCACCTTCCTCAGCCTATCGCAGAACAACATCTCCGGCGATCACTTCCCGCTTTCTCTAACCAGCTGCAAACTCCTTGAGACGCTGAACGTCTCCCGGAACAACCTCGCCGGAAAAATCCCCGGCGGTGGAGAATACTGGGGGAGTTTCCAGAACCTGAAACACCTCTCCCTAGCTCACAACCGTTTCTCCGGCGAAATCCCGCCGGAGCTTTCTCGGCTCTGCGAAACGCTGGAGACTCTCGACCTCTCCGGAAACTCTCTCACCGGCGAGCTTCCTCCGCCGTTCACGGCCTGTGTCTCGCTACAGAGCCTCAACCTCGGAAACAACTTCCTCTCCGGCGACTTCTTAAACACAGTCGTGAGTAAAATCACAGGACTCGCGTATCTGTACGTTGCTTACAACAACATCTCAGGCTCTGTTCCGAGTTCCCTCACAAACTGTACGAACCTCCGTGTTCTTGACCTAAGCTCCAATGGCTTCACCGGAAACGTTCCCTCTGGTCTCTGCTCTTCGCCGGTTCTTGAAAAGCTTCTCTTGGCTAACAACTACCTCTCGGGAACAGTTCCCGTGGAGCTTGGCAAGTGCAAGAGCTTAAAGACGATCGATCTCAGCTTCAACGCTCTCACCGGTCCCATCCCGAATGAGGTATGGACGCTGCCGAACCTCTCTGATTTGGTCATGTGGGCGAACAATCTCACCGGAAGAATCCCTGAAGGTGTTTGTGTCCAAGGAGGAAACTTGGAGACTCTCATCCTCAACAACAATCTCTTAACCGGTTCAATCCCTGACTCAATCTCCAAATGCACCAACATGATCTGGATCTCTCTTTCAAGCAACCGCTTGACCGGGACCATCCCTAGCGGAATCGGAGATCTTACCAAACTAGCAATCTTGCAGCTGGGGAACAACTCCTTGTCCGGGAGCGTCCCACCTCAGATTGGGAACTGCAAGAGCCTCATCTGGCTTGATCTCAACAGCAACAATCTAACCGGAGACCTCCCTGGTGAGTTAGCTAGCCAGGCCGGGCTAGTAATGCCAGGGAGTGTTTCAGGTAAACAGTTTGCGTTTGTGAGAAACGAAGGGGGTACGGATTGCAGAGGTGCGGGTGGGTTAGTAGAGTTCGAAGACATCCGTGCTGAACGGCTAGAGCGGTTTCCGATGGTTCATTCGTGTCCCGCGACTCGGATATACTCAGGGATGACAATGTACACATTCTCCGCAAACGGGAGCATGATCTACTTTGATGTCTCTTACAACTCGGTGTCCGGTTTTATACCTCCGAGTTATGGTAACATGGGGTACCTCCAGGTCTTGAATTTGGGACATAACCGGTTAACCGGAACCATACCGGATAGTCTTGGAGGACTGAAAGCTATTggtgttcttgatctctctcacAATGATCTTCAAGGGTACATCCCCGGATCGCTTGGATCGCTTTCTTTCCTAAGCGATCTTGATGTCTCAAACAACAACCTCACTGGTCCAATCCCATTTGGTGGCCAGCTAACAACGTTCCCAGTCACAAGATACGCAAACAACTCCGGCCTCTGCGGAGTTCCTTTGCGTCCCTGCGGGTCTGCTCCTCGGCGGCCCGTTACAGCCCAAGTCCACCCCAAGAAGCAGACCGTTGCAACCGCTGTGTTTGCTGGTATCGCGTTTTCCTTCATGTGCCTTGTGATACTAGTCATGGCGCTTTACAGGGCGTGGAAAGTTCAGAAGAAGGAACAAAAGAGGGAGAAGTTCATTGAAAGTCTTCCCACTTCAGGAAGCTGTAGCTGGAAACTCTCTAGCGTCCCTGAGCCGCTTAGCATCAACGTTGCCACGTTCGAGAAGCCGCTGAGGAAGCTCACTTTCGCGCATCTTCTTGAAGCCACAAACGGGTTTAGCGCAAAGACTATGATCGGTTCTGGCGGGTTTGGAGAAGTGTACAAGGCTCAGCTCAAAGACGGGTCGACGGTAGCCATCAAGAAGCTGATCCGAATCACGGGGCAAGGCGATAGAGAGTTCATGGCAGAGATGGAAACAATCGGTAAAATTAAACACAGAAACTTGGTTCCTCTTTTGGGATACTGCAAGATCGGTGAAGAGAGGCTTCTTGTCTATGAGTACATGAAATGGGGAAGCTTAGAAACCGTTCTTCACGAGGTATCGAGAAAAGGAGGCGTGTTTCTAAACTGGGCCGCGAGGAAAAAGATAGCGGTTGGAGCTGCAAGAGGACTAGCGTTTCTGCACCATAGCTGCATTCCTCACATTATCCACAGAGATATGAAGTCTAGCAACGTTCTTCTCGATGAGAACTTCGAAGCACGTGTTTCAGACTTCGGTATGGCGAGGCTGGTTAGCGCTCTAGACACGCATCTGAGCGTGAGCACCCTGGCAGGTACTCCAGGGTACGTTCCGCCCGAGTATTACCAGAGTTTCCGGTGTACGGCCAAAGGGGATGTTTACAGCTACGGAGTGATACTTCTTGAGCTTCTCTCTGGTAAGAAACCGATCGATCCAGGGGAGTTTGGAGAAGACAATAACCTTGTCGGGTGGGCGAAACAGCTCTACAGAGAGAAAAGAGGAGTTGAGATTCTCGACCAGGAGCTTGTAACAGAGAAATCAGGAGATGTTGAGCTGTTTCATTACTTGAAGATCGCGTCTCAGTGTTTGGACGATCGACCGTTTAAGCGGCCAACAATGATACAAGTGATGGCCATGTTCAAAGAGCTCAAGGCtgatacagaggaagaagacgatAGTCTTGATGAGTTTTCGCTTAAGGAAACTCAGTTGGTGGAAGAGTCACGTGATAAGGAGCCTTAA